From Magnolia sinica isolate HGM2019 chromosome 13, MsV1, whole genome shotgun sequence, one genomic window encodes:
- the LOC131223178 gene encoding lysM domain receptor-like kinase 3 has protein sequence MEEFRMVILAFTTLMCVCHCFHLAPMPCNVSLTDTCPASLYFIPSKPKTIEETTSLFHVNPNVVTKAGDGFLISINCSCPADHDEFVWHTNYLIQPGDTWENISMVFGSMVLERPAKQLIVSQTVMLDLLCGCSDGVRMVTYVVEAGDTLFTICNNFGCDVEKTKMLNKVDDSALIHVGDILFIPTTDLGHILLDDKDPKFSKTLKPHSHLVVVIIGAVVAIMFVLTALTALLVWLYCYKRKETGRSDASAGGIKCSPFFFASSIFNTSASISLQDLHSSSKESGTSAISMFSSDKATVFQYYEVCDATSNFSASRKLGQGSYGSVYLGRLKGTEVAVKQMKNTKSKEFLAELNILCKVHHKNLIELIGYAAGGDYLFLVYEFAENGALSEHLHCPSIKGHAPLSWTARVQIALDAAKGLEYIHVHTKPYYVHRDVKTSNILLDSSFRAKIADFGLVKLLEHSPEIGTATSKIVGTFGYLAPEYVRDGCVTTKSDVYAYGVVLMELITGRPALSRSLCTENNLYSEHRSVIGFMLSALEDNEDPAAKLLQCIDPNLTHYHKNSLVQMALLAKDCVDDDRNQRPDMSKVAICLSHILDSSKEWEVQGQNHPHS, from the exons ATGGAGGAATTCCGGATGGTTATCTTAGCATTCACAACTCTGATGTGTGTTTGCCATTGCTTCCACTTGGCGCCGATGCCGTGCAATGTATCTCTAACCGACACATGTCCTGCTTCCCTGTATTTCATCCCTTCAAAACCAAAAACCATTGAAGAAACAACCTCTTTGTTCCATGTGAATCCCAATGTAGTTACTAAGGCAGGTGACGGTTTCTTGATCTCGATTAATTGCAGCTGTCCTGCTGATCACGACGAGTTCGTATGGCACACAAATTATTTGATCCAACCTGGGGATACATGGGAGAACATCTCAATGGTATTTGGTTCGATGGTGTTGGAAAGGCCAGCGAAACAGTTGATTGTGTCGCAGACCGTGATGTTAGATCTTCTATGTGGTTGTTCGGATGGGGTACGGATGGTGACATATGTGGTTGAAGCGGGGGATACGCTCTTTACAATATGTAACAATTTTGGATGCGATGTGGAGAAGACAAAAATGCTGAATAAGGTGGATGATTCTGCACTTATCCATGTTGGAGACATACTTTTCATCCCAACCACAG ACCTTGGACACATTCTTCTCGATGATAAAG ATCCAAAATTCAGCAAAACATTAAAACCTCATAGCCATTTGGTTGTGGTAATCATTGGAGCTGTTGTGGCAATCATGTTTGTCTTAACTGCATTAACTGCATTACTTGTCTGGCTATACTGCTATAAGAGGAAGGAAACTGGACGATCGGATGCATCTGCTGGTGGAATCAAATGCTCGCCATTTTTCTTTGCTTCTTCCATTTTCAACACAAGTGCAAGCATTTCTCTGCAAGATCTTCATTCTTCATCCAAAG AATCTGGAACTAGTGCCATTAGCATGTTCAGTTCAGATAAAGCAACTGTTTTTCAATACTATGAAGTTTGTGATGCCACTTCAAACTTTAGTGCATCACGCAAGCTTGGTCAGGGATCCTATGGGTCTGTCTATCTTGGAAGATTAAAAGGCACT GAAGTGGCTGTCAAGCAGATGAAGAATACGAAGTCAAAAGAGTTCTTGGCAGAGCTGAACATCCTCTGTAAAGTTCATCATAAGAACTTG attgagctcATTGGATATGCGGCTGGCGGGGATTATCTGTTTCTTGTATATGAATTTGCGGAAAATGGTGCACTAAGTGAGCATTTGCATTGCCCTTCTATAAAAG GGCATGCGCCTCTTTCATGGACTGCCAGAGTTCAGATCGCTCTTGATGCAGCGAAAGGTCTTGAGTATATACATGTGCACACAAAACCATATTATGTCCACAGAGATGTGAAGACGAGCAATAttctcttagattctagttttCGAGCAAAG ATTGCAGATTTTGGGCTGGTTAAATTACTTGAGCATTCACCAGAAATTGGAACTGCAACATCTAAAATTGTTGGAACATTTGGTTATCTTGCTCCAGA GTATGTTCGAGATGGATGCGTGACGACAAAGAGCGATGTTTATGCTTATGGAGTAGTTCTTATGGAGCTTATCACTGGCAGGCCGGCACTTAGTAGAAGCTTATGTACTGAAAATAATTTATATTCTGAACATCGATCTGTCATAGGTTTT ATGCTATCTGCTTTAGAAGACAACGAAGATCCAGCGGCCAAGTTGTTGCAATGCATTGACCCCAATCTCACTCACTACCATAAAAATTCTCTTGTTCAG ATGGCTCTCTTAGCCAAGGACTGCGTGGATGACGATCGGAACCAGCGACCGGACATGTCCAAGGTAGCAATCTGCCTGTCACACATCCTTGACAGCTCCAAGGAGTGGGAAGTTCAAGGCCAAAATCACCCTCATTCCTGA